In the genome of Kineococcus endophyticus, the window CGCCCGCGCCGTCGCCCCGGGGACGGCGGCCGTGTCGGAGGTCGCTGGTACCTCTTCGTCCGAAGCGTCGGGGGACTGGCAGCTGCTGCGCGTCAGCGACTGACACCACCGACCGCCAGACCAGACCGCACGACCGGAGGAGAACGCGATGCCCACCACCTTCGACGTCCCTGCGGGCGTCCCGCGCCCGCTGACGACGGCCGCCCTCGACCTCCTCGCTCGCTGCGAGGACGAGCTGATCGCGGCGCTGCGCACGGACGACGTCGCCGAGCGCTACGTCCACGCCCACCTGGCCGCCCTGCGGGCCGGGGCCGCGATCGTCGCCGTGCACGGCCGGCCCGCCCGCGGCCGGCGCAGCGGGGGGCCGCGCAGCGTCTGGGAGATGCTGCCCGCCCTCGACCCGGGCCTGCAGGAGTGGGCCGACCGGTTCGCCGCGACGGCCGCGGTCCGGTCTGCGGTCGAGGCCGGCCGCACCGGGGTCGTGGACGCCGCGGCCGCCGACGACCTCCTGGCCCACGCCGAGCAGTTCCACCGCGTCGTCGAGGTCACGCTCGGTCTCAGCGCCCTCCAGCCGCTCGCCGGCTGACCGCGCCCGCTCCACCGCTCCACCCGTACGGTCCAGCAACTCCCGCACCACCCGGTCTTCCCCACGGGCGCGTTCCAGAAGGACGTCCCATGACCACCCTCGCTCCACCCGCCGCACCGTTCCCGCACCTGCACGTCGCCTCGGGGTACTCCCTGCGGTACGGCACCTCCACCCCCTCCGCCCTCGTGGCCCGGGCCGCCGACCTCGGCATGCCCGTCCTGGCGCTGACCGACCGCGACGGCCTCTACGGCGCCGTGAAGTTCGTCCGCGCCTGCGGTGAGGCCGGTCTGGCTCCCGTGCTCGGGGTCGACCTGGCCACCACCCCGACGGGGCTGGCCGACGGTCTGCCCGCCTGGGCCGATCCCTCCGTCGCGGTGCGCCGCACGGCGTCCCGCGCCCCGGTCCGCGGTGGGGCGGCCGTCGACCTCAGGCTCCCGCGCGTCACCGTCCTGGCCCTCGGGGCCGATGACGCCGGAGCGGGACGGGGCTGGGCGGCGCTGTGCCGACTGGTGAGCGCCACCCACCTCGGCGGGGAACGGGGCACCCCCGTCAGCAGCCTCGACCTCGTCGCCGCCCACGCGGGCGGCTCCGACGGCCGCCCTTCACTGGCGGTCCTGCTCGGGCCGGGGTCCGAACTCGGCCGGGCACTGCTGGCCCGCCGGGAGGACCTCGCCCACGCGGTCCTGCGCCGGTGGCGCGAGGTGCTGCCGGCTGGCTCGCTGCACGTGGAGGTGGTCTGCCACCACGCCCCGCCGGGCACGGCCGGCAGCGTCGAGCACGCCGCCCGGATGCTCTCCTTCGCCCGCGCCGCAGGGGTTCCGGCTGTCCTGACGGCCGCCGTCCGCTCGGCCGGGCCGGACGGCGGCCTGACCGCCGACCTGCTCGACGCGGTCCGCCGCCTCGTGCCGCTCGACACCCGGCACACCGACCGGGTCAGCGGGCAGGGCCACCTCCTGCCCAGCGTCGACATGGTCCGCACCGCGGCCGACGTCGCCCACGCCGTCGGCGACCCGTCCGCGGCCGCCGACCTGCTGACCACCACCGCCGGGCTCGCCGCCCGCGCCGTGCAGGACCCGGCCACCGACCTCGGCATCGGGGGACACCACCTGCCCGACCCCGAGGCGCTCGGGCTGACCCGCGACACCGACCAGGACGCGGTCCTGCGCGCCCGCTGCGAGGCCGGGATCGCCCGCCGGTACCCGGGGGCGGACCTCAAGGGAGAGGCGAAGGTCCTGCGCCGCCTCGACGACGAGCTCGACATCATCCGCAAGGTCGGGTTCGCCAGCTACTTCCTCACCGTCGCCGACGTCTGCGACCTCACCCGCTCGATGGGCGTCCGGGTCGCCGCCCGCGGGTCCGGGGCCGGCAGCCTCGTCAACCACCTGCTGCGCATCTCCGACGTCGAACCCCTCGGGCACCGGCTGCTCATGGAACGGTTCCTCAACCCGCGCCGCGGGCAGCTGCCCGACATCGACCTCGACGTCGAGTCGGCCCGCCGCGAGGACGTCTACGCGGCGGTCCTGGACCGCTTCGGCGGCGACCGCGTGACGTGCGTGTCGATGATGGACAGCTACCGGGTCCGCCACGCCGTGCGGGACGTCGGTGCGGCGCTGGGACTGCCCCCGGTGGAGGTCGACGCCATCGCCACCGCGTTCCCGCACCTGCGGGCCCGCGACGCCCGCAACGCCATCGCCGAACTGCCCGAGCTGCAGCGCAGCGGGCTGGGTGAGGAACGCCTCGACGTGTTCTTCGACCTCGTCGAGCGCCTCGACGGTCTGCCCCGCCACATCGCCCTGCACCCCTGCGGCGTCGTGCTGTCCAACCCCGCGCTCATGGACCGGACTCCCGTGGAGGCCAGCTGGAAGGGCTTCCCCATGAGCCAGTTCGACAAGGACGACGTGGAGGACATGGGGCTGCTCAAGCTCGACGTCCTCGGGATCCGGATGCAGTCCGCCATGGCGTACGCGGTGCAGGAGATCGCCCGGGTCGAGGAGACGGACGTCGACCTCGACGACCGGGCGCAGGTCCCGCTCGACGACCCGGCGACCTACAAGCTCATCCAGTCCACCCGCACCCTCGGCTGCTTCCAGATCGAGTCCCCGGGCCAGCGCGAACTCGTCGGCAAGTTCGGGCCGCAGACCTTCGACGACATCATCATCGACATCTCCCTCTTCCGGCCCGGGCCGGTGAAGTCGGACATGGTCACGCCCTTCCTCAAGGCCCGGCAGGGCTGGACCGCACCGCAGTACCTCGACGACCGGCTCAAGCACGTCCTCGAACCCACCTGCGGCGTCGTCGTGTTCCACGAGCAGGTCATCGAGCTCATCCAGGCCACGACCGGCCACGACCTCGCACTGTCCGACGAGTACCGCCGCCACCTCGGCACCCGCGCCGGCCAGGAGGAGATGGAACCCCAGTTCCGCCGCGGGGCCCTCGAGCACGGCTACCCCGAGGAGACGGTGGACCGGATCTGGGCGGTGCTCAAGGCGTTCGCCTCCTTCGGCTTCTGCAAGGCGCACGCCGCGGCCTTCGCCCTGCCGACCTACCAGTCGGCCTGGCTCAAGACCCACCACCCGGCGGCGTTCCTCGCCGGGGTCCTCACCCACGACCCCGGCATGTACCCCAAGCGGCTGATCCTCGACGACGCCCGCAACCTCGGGATCGCCGTCCTGGGCCTGGACGTCAACGCCTCCGGCGACACCTACCGGGTGGAACGGGTCGACCCGCCCGACCCGCTCGTCGCCGGCGACCCCGAGAACCTCGACCCCTGGCTCGGTGGCCGGGGTGTGCGCAACCCCGACGGGCTCGGCGCCGGGGTCGCCGACGGCACGGGGTTCGGCATCCGCCTGTCCCTCACCGACGTCAAGGGGATCTCCGAGGCGGAGGTGGCGCGGATCGTCGCCGGTCAGCCCTACCGGTCGCTGGCCGACCTGTGGCAGCGGGCCCGCCCGTCCCGCCCGGTGACCGAGCGACTCGTCCTCGCGGGCGCGCTGGACTCCCTGCACGGGATGCGTCCCGTCGGCCGCGCCGGGGACGCCGTGCCGCGCCGGGGTCGGACCACGCGGCGCGACCTGCTGCTGCAGGTCGCCGAACTGGACCGCTGGAGCCGTTCCGCGGGCACCGCCCCGGCGCGGGCGAGCGCCCGGCAGGTCCGCAGACCGATCGACGCCCGCGCCCTGGAGGGCGGGTCGGGGGGCCGGACGCTCGACGTGCGCGCGGCCGCGGCCTCGCAGTCGCAGGCCGCGCGGCCCGTCGACGACTCCGCCCGCACGGTGCAGCTGGCCCTCGACCTCGGCGACGCCCCCGAGGAGGTCGCGCTCAGCGGGCTGCCGGACATGACCGGTCCCGAACGGGTCCGCGCCGAGCTCGACGTGCTCGGGTTGGACGCCAGCGCCCACGTCGTCGACTTCTACACGCCGCTGCTGCGGGCGCTGCGGGTCACCCCGGCCCGCGACCTGCGCTCCCAGCGCAGCCGCGCCGAGCTCCTCGTCGCCGGGGTGAAGGTCGCCACCCAGACACCGCCCGTCCGCTCAGGGCGCCGCGTCGTCTTCCTCACCCTGGACGACACGACCGGCCCGCTGGACGCCACCTTCTTCGAGGACGCCCAGGGTCCGTACGCGGCGACGGTGTTCCACTCCTGGCTGCTCGTCGTGCGGGGCGTGCTGCGCCGGACCGGCCCGCGCGGGGTGTCCTTGCGGGCCACGGGCGCCTGGGAGCTGCCGGCCCTGTGGGACGCCTGGACCGCCGGCGGGATCGAGGCCGTCCACGAGCTGATCGCCACGGCCCCGAACCCCGAGTACTCCCGCGCCGCGACGGAGGGTGCGGCCGCGAGCCGGTCGAGCCGACCGGTCGTCGCGAACCCGCCCGCCGGCGCCCCCACGCACCTGGAGGAGCACGGCTCGGCGGCCGGGGGGATGGGGCGGCGGCGCGTCCTCGTGCACGCCAGCGGTTTCCGGCAGTCGCCGTACGCCGACCTCAAACCGGCGGGGGAGGACACCCGCAACTCCCGCTCCATCGGCCGGGCCGCCGCGGCGCAGCCGTCCGACAGCGCACCGGAGCGCAAGCTCTGGCACTCCAGCTCCGGCAGCTCGGGGAGGTGACGAGCGAGGTGGTGAGCGAGGTGACGGCGGAGGTGCACGGGCGCGCCGGGACGGGGTGTCTAGGGTGGAGGCGCGCAGTGCCGGACGCACCACACCCGGCACGGGGAACCGCACGAGGCTGGAGGAACGAGTGGCGAAGGAACGGGGCCGCCCCCGCACGTCGACGGTCCTCTGGGAGGGGGTCCAGCGACTGCTCGCCGCCGCGAGCGCGGACCTGGGCACCACCGAGCTCACCGTGGTCGACCTCGGTGGTGGCACCGGTGGTCTCGCCGTGCGCGTGGCTGCCCTCGGGCACCGCGTCGTCGTCGTCGACCCCTCGCCCGACGCACTCGCGGCGCTGGAGCGCCGCACGGCGGAGGCCGGTCTGTCGGACCGGGTCCGGGCGTTGCAGGGGGACGCGACCGAGCTGTCCGCCCTCCTCGCCCCCGGCAGCGTCGACGTGCTGCTCTGCCACGGGGTCCTCGAGGTCGTCGACGACCCCGCTGCCGCCCTGCGCGCCGCCCACGAGACCCTCCGCCCCGGCGGGCGGCTCAGCCTCCTCGTCGCCCAGTGGCCGGCGAGCGTCCTGGCCCGCGTCCTGGCCGGTCAGCTCGGGCAGGCCCTGCACGTCCTGTCCGGCGAGGAGCACCGCTGGGGTCCGAGCGACCCGCTGTGCCGCCGGTTCGACCGTGCCGGGGCCACGGCGCTCGCCGAGCAGGGCGGCTTCACCGTCACCGCGGTCGAAGGCACCCGGACGTTCAGCGACGTCGTGCCGTCCGCCGTCACCGAGTCCGACGACGCCCTCGCCCTGCTGCGGGAGCTGGAGTCGCGCGCCGCGGGGACCGAGGAGCTGCTCGCCCTGGCCGCGCACCTGCACCTGCACGCCACCCGCTGACCCCTTCCCCGGGGCCGGCCGGGGGAGCACGCGGTGAGCCGCCGGCAACTGGTCCGCCCCGACCCCTCCACCGGGTGGGGCCTGGACGACGACGACACCGGGTGCACGGTGCTGCACGTCGACATGGACGCGTTCTACGCCTCCGTGGAGCTGCTGCGCCGGCCCGACCTCGTCGGCACCCCCGTCATCGTCGGCGGGGGCGACCGCGGCGTCGTGCTGTCGGCCACCTACGAGGCCCGTCGGTACGGCGTCCACGCCGCGATGCCGATGGCCCGCGCCCGCCGCCTGTGCCCGACCGCGACCGTCCTCGTGCCCCACCACGAGGACTACGCGCGGATCTCGGCGGGTGTCATGGAGGCGTTCCGCTCGGTCACCCCCGTCGTCGAACCGCTCAGCCTCGACGAGGCGTTCCTCGACGTGTCCGGCGCGGTCCGCCGGCTCGGCAGTCCC includes:
- a CDS encoding SAV_6107 family HEPN domain-containing protein; this translates as MPTTFDVPAGVPRPLTTAALDLLARCEDELIAALRTDDVAERYVHAHLAALRAGAAIVAVHGRPARGRRSGGPRSVWEMLPALDPGLQEWADRFAATAAVRSAVEAGRTGVVDAAAADDLLAHAEQFHRVVEVTLGLSALQPLAG
- a CDS encoding DNA polymerase III subunit alpha, with the translated sequence MTTLAPPAAPFPHLHVASGYSLRYGTSTPSALVARAADLGMPVLALTDRDGLYGAVKFVRACGEAGLAPVLGVDLATTPTGLADGLPAWADPSVAVRRTASRAPVRGGAAVDLRLPRVTVLALGADDAGAGRGWAALCRLVSATHLGGERGTPVSSLDLVAAHAGGSDGRPSLAVLLGPGSELGRALLARREDLAHAVLRRWREVLPAGSLHVEVVCHHAPPGTAGSVEHAARMLSFARAAGVPAVLTAAVRSAGPDGGLTADLLDAVRRLVPLDTRHTDRVSGQGHLLPSVDMVRTAADVAHAVGDPSAAADLLTTTAGLAARAVQDPATDLGIGGHHLPDPEALGLTRDTDQDAVLRARCEAGIARRYPGADLKGEAKVLRRLDDELDIIRKVGFASYFLTVADVCDLTRSMGVRVAARGSGAGSLVNHLLRISDVEPLGHRLLMERFLNPRRGQLPDIDLDVESARREDVYAAVLDRFGGDRVTCVSMMDSYRVRHAVRDVGAALGLPPVEVDAIATAFPHLRARDARNAIAELPELQRSGLGEERLDVFFDLVERLDGLPRHIALHPCGVVLSNPALMDRTPVEASWKGFPMSQFDKDDVEDMGLLKLDVLGIRMQSAMAYAVQEIARVEETDVDLDDRAQVPLDDPATYKLIQSTRTLGCFQIESPGQRELVGKFGPQTFDDIIIDISLFRPGPVKSDMVTPFLKARQGWTAPQYLDDRLKHVLEPTCGVVVFHEQVIELIQATTGHDLALSDEYRRHLGTRAGQEEMEPQFRRGALEHGYPEETVDRIWAVLKAFASFGFCKAHAAAFALPTYQSAWLKTHHPAAFLAGVLTHDPGMYPKRLILDDARNLGIAVLGLDVNASGDTYRVERVDPPDPLVAGDPENLDPWLGGRGVRNPDGLGAGVADGTGFGIRLSLTDVKGISEAEVARIVAGQPYRSLADLWQRARPSRPVTERLVLAGALDSLHGMRPVGRAGDAVPRRGRTTRRDLLLQVAELDRWSRSAGTAPARASARQVRRPIDARALEGGSGGRTLDVRAAAASQSQAARPVDDSARTVQLALDLGDAPEEVALSGLPDMTGPERVRAELDVLGLDASAHVVDFYTPLLRALRVTPARDLRSQRSRAELLVAGVKVATQTPPVRSGRRVVFLTLDDTTGPLDATFFEDAQGPYAATVFHSWLLVVRGVLRRTGPRGVSLRATGAWELPALWDAWTAGGIEAVHELIATAPNPEYSRAATEGAAASRSSRPVVANPPAGAPTHLEEHGSAAGGMGRRRVLVHASGFRQSPYADLKPAGEDTRNSRSIGRAAAAQPSDSAPERKLWHSSSGSSGR
- a CDS encoding methyltransferase domain-containing protein, with protein sequence MAKERGRPRTSTVLWEGVQRLLAAASADLGTTELTVVDLGGGTGGLAVRVAALGHRVVVVDPSPDALAALERRTAEAGLSDRVRALQGDATELSALLAPGSVDVLLCHGVLEVVDDPAAALRAAHETLRPGGRLSLLVAQWPASVLARVLAGQLGQALHVLSGEEHRWGPSDPLCRRFDRAGATALAEQGGFTVTAVEGTRTFSDVVPSAVTESDDALALLRELESRAAGTEELLALAAHLHLHATR